The genomic window TGTGTTCTGTTCTCCAACAAACTCCGCCCACTTTTTGCATAGTGATCTTGGCAGCTTCTAAGTATTTTTAGATGCTGCTTCCTTTGCTTGCAATACATATAAATAAATTCTTGGTTTATATATATGACAAGCACCATATAAACTACAACTATCTGCAATATATTTAGGTTTATCAAAATGCCAGCAGGCCGCCCATCTACTTCAGGCGGCCTGCATTCCTATTCCCGCTCCAGCACACCGCGCCCCAGCATTGCCAGAGCCTGTTCGTCGGAGGGTGGGTGGGTCAGCCCGGCTCTGGCATCTCGCAGCAGCCGTTCCAGCGGCAGGCTCGCGGTGAGCGCCGCGCCGCCCGCCACCCGCAGCGCCTGATCGGTGACGCTGACGGCTGCATTGGTACACAGGCTTTTTGCCGCCGCCAACCGTGGCAACAGGGCCGCCCGGTTCTCCGAAAAGTCATTCCATTCACGGCAGACGGCGTGCAACACACTGCGGGCTGCCAGCAATTCCAGTTCCATGCGCCCAGCAGCTTCCTGAACTTTGGGCAGCGTGGCTATCGGCTGCCCCAGCGCGGTCGGCACACGCTCCCAGGCGTAGGCTTTCAGCGCGTCGAGGGCAGCCTGCCCAACTCCCAGATACGTCGCTGCCACCGTTGTCCAGAACCAGGCACTGCCCGCCGGATGCGGCGACGTGGGCGGAATGGCGTGGCTGTCCGGTACAAACACCTCTTCCAGCAGCACATCGTCGGAGCCGCTGGCCCGCAGACTCAGGCTGCCGCGCCAGGTGGGCTGGATGCTGATGCCCGGCGCACCCGCCGGAATAACGAAGCGCCACACCTGCTCCTGCGGCGTGGCAGCGCTGACGACCAGAAAATCGAGCGCCCGCACGCCGGTCGACCATGTTTTGCGTCCAGACACACGCCACCCGCCCGCTACCGGCTCAGCGCGTGTGGCAGGCAGACCCCCGCGTGACGGGCTGCCCAGTTCCGGCTCGCTGGCAAGCGAATTGGCGAGTGCGCCGCGTTCCACACTGGCGCGGCAGACTTCGGCATACAGCGCCTGCGGCCAGCCGCCCGACTCTGCCAGCGACCCCAGCAGATGCGCGTTCATGGCGGCGATCAGGGCTGCCGAGGCGTCGCCGCTGCCCAGCGTTTCCTGGGTCTGGGCAACCTCCAGCAGCGTCGCGCCCAGGCCGCCCAGCCGCGTCGGAACCGTCAGCGCCGGATACCCGCTGGCTTTGAGAGCCGCCATGCTCGCTTCCGAGAGTTCCCCGGCAGCGTCGGCGCGGGCGGCATCGGCACGGAAGCGGGCCGCCAGTTCCGAGCTGAGGTGCTGGAGGTGGGCGGCCCGTTCGGCATCATGCACAAGCAACGTCATCACCGTTCAGTGTAGAACGCCCTCTGCGGCGCAACGGTGGGAAGACCAGCGGAAACCAGGGGACTTTTCTTCAAGTTCGGTCAGTGCCCGCTGCGGCTTCCCTGCATGTCCTCACCTTCCAGACGCGATACTGGCGCGGATGACTGCCGAAGCCCCTGTGCCCCTGCTGCGTGCCGAGGGACTGAGCCGCCACGTCGAAGGACGCCCGCTGTGGCAGCGCCTGCGGCTGGAACTGCGCGAGTCCGAGCGGCTGGCAGTGGTCGGGCCGTCGGGCAGTGGCAAAACCCTGCTGCTGCGGGCGCTGGCGGGGCTGGACGTGCTGGAGCACGGCGTCGTGTATCTGGACGAGCGGCCTCAGACGCGCTGGGCCATGCCCGATTTTCGCTCGCGGGTGATGTATCTGCCGCAGCGCCCGGCTCTAGGCACCGGCACCGTTCTCGATGAACTCCGCCAGCCGTTTTCGCTGAAGGTACACGCCGGAAAACAGTTCAACAAGGCGCGGGCCGCCGAACTGCTGGTGGCGCTGGGCCGCCCGGCCTCGTTTCTGACGCTGAATCTGTCCACGTTGTCGGGCGGCGAGCAGCAGACCGTTGCGCTGATCCGCGCCCTGCTGCTCGACCCAGCAGTGTTGCTGCTCGACGAAGCCACTGCGTCGCTCGACCCGGAAGCGGCGCGGCTGGCAGAGGCCGAACTGCTGCGCTGGAACGAAGTGCCGGGCCGGGCGCTCATCTGGGTCAGCCACGATCCGGCCCAGCGCGAGCGGATTGCCACCCATCACCTCGACATCCAGCGGGTCAGTGTTCCGGCACAGGCGACCACCGAGCGTCTGCCCGCATGAGCCTGCCGATTTCGCTGCCTCAACTGGCGCTGGCAGCGGCGCTGCTGTTCGTCAGCGTGGGGCTTTCGTGGCGGCTGCGGCTGGGCCTGACCCGTGACATCCTGATTTCTGGCCTCCGCATGACGGTGCAGCTTCTGCTGGTGGGCCTGATTCTCGGCTGGGTCTTCGCCCTGAAACATCCGTTTCCGGTGCTGGGCATCGGCCTGATCATGACGCTGCTGGCTGCTCAGGCCGCCGCCGGACGCACCAAACGGCGCTACGCTGCCCTGTACCTCGACAGTTTCGTGGCGATCTTCGGCAGTTCCTTCCTGCTGACCGGACTGGCGCTGTGGGGCATCATCCGGGTTCATCCGTGGTTTGACGCGCAGTACGCCGTACCGATTTTGGGAATGGTGCTGGGCAACACCCTGACCGGCGTGGCGCTGTCGCTGGAACGGTTTCTGAGCGAGCTGGAAACGGGACGGGGCCGCATCGAAGGGCGGCTGGCGCTGGGAGCAACCCGCTGGGAGGCGGCCCACAGCGCAGTCGCGGTCAGCGTGCGGACCGGCATGATTCCGACGCTCAACAGCATGGCCGTGATGGGCCTGGTGAGTCTGCCGGGCATGATGACCGGGCAGATTCTGGCGGGCGAGGCTCCGGCAAACGCTGTGCGCTATCAGATCGTGATTATGTTCGTGCTCGCCACCAGTTCGGCGCTGGGCAGCCTGGTCGTGGTGCTGCTGGCCTACCGCGTGCTGCTCGACAAGCGCGACCGCCTGAGGCTCGACCTGCTGAAGTGAGTGAAAAGGGTCAGCACGCAGCTGCGTGAAAACGGCACAGGATTTACCTCCGCTATACCAAGCCTGCCTAAGATCGGGCCACCATGAAGCTGACTCCTACGCTGCTCTCCGCCACCATGCTGCTCACCCTCACTGCCACGCCGCTCAGCACTTCGCACGCCATTCTCGACAAGACGCGCTTCGTGGTTCACCTGGGTATCGCGTATTACGCCTTTCACCACTGGGATCTGCAACCGTACAAAGCGGGCAAGTTCTCGGCAGGCGCACCGGGCCGCACCTCCGCGATGGTCAAGGGCGGGCTTGCTCTGGCCTTTGCCGCACATGAAGTGGCAGTTGCCAAGAAGATCGCCGACAAGAGCCACGACCCTCTGCTGATGAAGCTCGACGCCTCGCTGGGTGGCCTGAGCGGCAAGATGAACAGCATCGGCAGCGGCCTGAAATCGGGCAACCTGAACCCCGCCGACCTTCAGAGCCTGGAGAACGACACCAACTCGCTGAGCGGAAACGCCGCCGCAGGTGGGCAGCAGATCAAAGACATCGCCACGCCGATTCCTGGGCTGTAAACCGGGAAATCAGAGCGCCCACCCCTACGATTGCGGGGTGGGCGCTCTGATTTGATGTGGCTCTGCTTGGACTGACCGTGAGATTCTACAGCTGCTGGGTCTGTTCAACACTCTCCATAGAATTTGCTACTTACTCTCCATCTGCGTGGCCTGAATCGCGGTCAGAGCAATCGTATACACGATGTCATCAACGAGAGCGCCGCGTGACAGGTCGTTCACGGGCTTTCGCAATCCTTGCAGCATCGGCCCCACCGCGACCACGCCCGCACTGCGCTGCACGGCCTTGTAGGTGGTGTTCCCGGTATTCAGGTCGGGAAAGATGAACACCGTCGCCCGCCCCGCCACCGCGCTGCCGGGCGCTTTCTGCTGGCCCACGCTCATGACGCTGGCGGCGTCGTATTGCAGCGGGCCATCGACCATCAGGTCGGGGCGGCGCGTCTGCACCAGCCTGGTGGCCGCCTTGACCTTCTCCACGTCTTCGCCCGCGCCGCTCTCGCCCGTCGAATAGCTGAGCATGGCGACGCGGGGCGTGATGCCAAACGCCAGCGCACTATCGGCAGACTGAATGGCGATATCGGCCAGTTCTTCGGCGTTGGGGTTGGGGTTGATGGCAGCGTCGCCGTATACCAGCACCTGTTCGGGCATCAGCATAAAGAAGACGCTGCTGACCAGACTTGCCCCCGGCGCGGTCTTGATGAGCTGAAGCGCGGGCCGCACGGTGTTGGCAGTGGTATGAACAGCGCCCGACACCAGCCCGTCTACCTCGCCCAGCGACAGCATCATGGTTCCCAGCACCACGTTATCTTCGAGCTGCGCCTCGGCCATCGGCGCACTCAGCCCCTTGCTCTTTCGCAACTCGACCAGCGGGGCAACGTAGCGGGGGCGCACCGATTCAGGATCGATGATTTCCAGAGCTGCCGGAAGCGTCAGGCCCTGCCCCTCGGCAATAGCCTTCACCTTGTCGGGCGACGCCAGCAGCACGCAGCGGGCAATACCCCTTTCCACGCAGCGGATGGCGGCCTGCACGGTGCGCGGCTCGTCTCCTTCCGGCAGCACGATGCGCTTGTTGGCGGCCCGCGCCCGCTGCACCAGTTCGTAGCGAAACGCGCTGGGCGGCAGTCGGCGCTCGTGGTCTCCGGCACTCAGCGTCGGCACGCCGCCCGTCATCCCACTTCCCATCCCCATCTTGGCCCCGATCAGCTGCACGTCTACCCGGTCTGCGATGTAATCGAGCATGCGTTCCATGCGCTCGCTGTCGTCGTGGGGCACGCGGCTTTCCATGCGCGACAGCCGCGAGGCCGTGTCGTAGGAATTGGTGTTGACGCGCAGCACGGGCAGGGTACTCGTCAGGGCGGCGCGGCACAGCTTCTCGATGCTGTCTTCTGGGGCAGACCCCGACGTGAACAGCAGCCCCGCCAGCGGCACCCCGCTCTGATGCGCCAGTGACGCCGCCATCACCACGTCTTCGCGGTCGCCGGGCGTCACCACCAGCGCCCCCGAGGTCAGTAGGTGCGCCAGCTTCGGCACGCTGCGGGCCGACACCACCGTACTCGTGACGCGGCGCAGACCCGCTTCGCCCTCGTTCAGCAGCTCGGCCCCCAGGTAGCGGGCCACATCGAGCGTTCTGACTTCCGCGAGCTGAGCATTCTGCGCGATCACGCCCAGCAGCGGCAGTTCGCCCGACGACAGCACCCGGCTGCGTGTTCGCAGTTCGGCCAGCAGACCACCAAAATCCAGCTCTCGCGGCACGAAATTCAGCATGTATCCGGCCAGCCCGGAACCGTCCGAGCGGCGATACGCCTGCGCCACGATTTCCAGCTCATCGGCCAGCGCCGCCGGAGTCACGCCCGCCAGACTCGTGACCAGTACCACGTCGGCTTCGAGGTTGCGGGCCAGATCGGCATTCAGTGACCCCGCGTAGCCGTTGCGGTCGCCCAGCGCCAGCCCCTCCACCACCAGCACGTCGGCCTGTGGGCTGCCTGCAGGCTGCGCCGCCTGCCGCGACAGCGCGATCACGTCTTCCATCAGCTGTTCGAGTTGCCCACGCGAAAGCTGCTCTTCGGCGCTGTCCAGCGGCACCGGGTCGGGAATAGACGCATGCAGCAGCGTGCGAGCGAAATGCACGCTGTCGTCGGTGCCGGTTTCGTGCGTCTGGGCAATCGGCTTGAAGAAGGCCACCCGCACGCCCCGGCGTTCCAGGGCACGTGCCAGCCCCAGCGCCGTACTCGTCAGGCCGACGGCGTTGCGGGTGGGGGCGACGAAAAGAGTTTTCATGCGGTCTCCAGCACGCGGGCAGCCTCGCGGGCAATCATCAGTTCTTCGTTGGTGGGCACGACCAGGGCGGGCGTACTGCCGGGGGCCGAAATACGGCCAGCCGCGCCGCGCACCGCTGCTGCGTTCGCTTCCGAATCGAGCCGGAACCCCAGCACGCCCAGCAGCCCCAGCGTCTTTTCGCGCACCGAGGCGCTGTTTTCTCCGATGCCCCCGGTAAAGACCAGAGCATCGAGCCGCGTCAGGGGCACCGTCATGGCCGCGATACTCTTGGCGAGGCGGTACACGAAGACCTCGACCGCCAGCCGCGCTCCGGCGTGCCCGTCTGCGGCTGCCGCTTCCAGCTGGCGCATGTCGCTGCCCAGGCCCGACAGCCCCAGCAGCCCACTTTTGCCGTTCAGCGCCGCCGTCACTTCATCCAGACTCAGGCCCGCCTCCCGTGCCAGATAGGCATGCAGATTGGGATCGACGTCGCCGCTGCGGGTGCCCATCACCAGCCCTTCCAGCGGCGTCAGGCCCATGCTGGTATCCATGCTCTGCCCGGAGCGCACCGACGCCACGCTGCACCCGTTGCCCAGGTGCGCCGTAATCAGTTGCAGCGCATCTGGGTCGCTTCCCAGCATGCGGGCCGCCTCGCCCGCCACATACGCGTGACTGGTGCCGTGAAACCCGTAGCGGCGCACGCCATGCTGCGAATACCACTCGTCCGGCACGGCGTAGCGGTACGCACGCGGCGGCATACTCTGATGAAAGGCGGTGTCGAAGACCGCGACATGAGCGGCGTCTGGAAAGGCCGCCTGCGCCGCCGCGATGCCCGCCAGATTGGCCGGATTGTGCAGCGGAGCCAGCGGCACACACGCCCGAATCGCGTCCAGCACAGCAGCCGTGATGAGCGCCGGAGCGCTGAAATGGCTGCCCCCATGCACGACCCGGTGCCCCACCGCCGCGATCTCGGCCCCGGTGATGCCCTGCGCCGCCAGTTCGGACAGCAGCACCTCAAAGGCTCCGGCATAGTCGCCGGTTGGCAGCGGCACTTCGAGTTTTTCAGCGCCGCGCACCAGTACCATCCGCGCTTCCGGCGATCCCAGCCGCTCGGCCAGCCCGCTCAGGCGCACGTTTCCCGTCTCTGGGTCGAGCAGCGCGAATTTGACACTGCTCGACCCGCAGTTCAGTACAAGAGTCCACATGCCCGCATTCTGACGTGAAATGCGCCGCTCTGTGAGGACGAAGTGCCCCGGCCCCTTCCCCACTGTCCACTTCATCCTTCCGAATGATTGACGCAGGATTGAAAAATCACTTCATACAGTGAAAAATAGGCGTACTATGCAGGACAACCCGATGAACGAAATCCAGCGCAGGAATCCGGCATGACCCCGCCCGCCAGAAGGCCGGGGCGCAAAAGCAGCGGCGACACGGCGGCGGTTCGCACGCTGGAGCGCGGCCTGCATCTGCTGCGAATTCTGGGAGAACACCACGGACTCACGCTCAGCGACGTGGCAAGGCGGGCAGACCTGTCGCCCAGCACCACCTACCGCCTGCTTCAGACGCTGCGGGCGCAGGGATTCGCGCACCTTCAGGAAGACGCCGGACTGTGGCAGGTGGGAGTGCAGGCCTTCGTGACCGGCAGCGCGTACCAGGGGCGCGGCAGCGTGACTCTGGCGGCCAGGAGCATCATGGATGAACTGGTGTCCGAAACGGGCGAGACCATCAATCTGTCGGTCCTTCAGGAAGGCGAGGTGATGTACATCCATCAGGCCGAGGGCCGGGGGCTGATGCGGGCCTTCACGCATATCGGAGCGCGTGCGCCGCTGCACTGCACCGGGGCGGGCAAAGTTCTGACCGCGTGGCAGGACGCCGCCGAGATGCGGTCTGTGCTGGGGCCGGGGCCATACCACGCGTATACGCCGCACACCCTGACTACCGTGAGCGCCCTGACCGAGCATCTGGCACAGGTTCGGCAGCAGGGGTACGCGCTGGACGACGAGGAACGCGAACTGGGCGTGCGCTGCGTGGCCCTGCCGGTGCGCGGCCCAGGCGGGCAGGTGGTCGCGGCGCTGAGCCTATCTGCCCCCAGCGCCCGCCTGCCCGCCGCCCAGGTGCCGCCGCTCGCCACGCTGCTTCAGCGGGCCAGCGAACGCATCTCGGCGCGGCTTGGCTAGTGCTCCGGCACCTTAACGATTTATTGCTCCATCTGTGCGGCTGAAGGTCAGGGCCGCCACGAACGCCGCGATCAATGCGCCCAGCCCCAGCGTCACGGCCCCGGTACCCAGTCCCAGACCGCCCTGAGCGTGCGGCACCGCCAGCCAGTCGGCAAACGAGGCTCCCAGCGGGCGCGTCAGAACATACGCGCACCAGAACGCCAGGACAGGATTCAGCCCGCGCCTTCCCAGAATCCCCGGCAGCGCGATCAGGACGGCGAACAGCAGGCCAGAAGCCAGCCAGCCCAGGCCCAGCGTCTTGGCGCACAGGTCGCCCACTGCCGTGCCCAGTGCAAACGTCGCCAGCACGGTGGCCCAGTAGAACGTTTCGCGCCGCCGCGTCAGGATGCTGTGAATCGAGAGTGTGCCCTCGGTGCGCTGCCATACAGCAAAAATTACTGCCAGCGCCACCGAGAAGCCGAGCGTGGATAGCCAGTACGGCACGCCGAAACCCACGTGGGCAGCGTCGGCGGCCAGGGTTCCGAACACGCTGACCATGACGACGGCGGCCCAGTACGCAGGCGCAGTGTAGCGGCGGTTTCGCAGTTGCCACGCCAGCGCCAGCAGCAGCCCCAGCCCGGACAGCGCCACCGCCGGAAGCGGGCCGAGACGGTGGGCCAGAAAGTCGGAAGCCGCCTCGCCCATGCCGGTGGTCAGCACCTTAATGACCCAGAACGCCGCCGTGACTTCCGGCACCTTGCTGAGCAGCGGGGCCAACCGGGAAGCAGCGGATTGAGAACGGACAGGCGAAACACCAGACATGCACCGAGCCTAAAAGCCGCGCCTAAAATCGGGGTATAGCGGCCGTGCGCTGCTCAGTCGAGCCGGACTTCGGCCCGCCCGCCCGCCGCCTGCTGCATCAGCAGGGTCAGGGGCGCGTCGCCGTGCTTGAGCAGGTAGGTCAGGAAGTTCATCTCACGTTCCTGCGGCACACCGTTCGGCAGCAGATGCAGTTTCAGGCGGTCCAGTTGCCCGCTGCGCTCGTTCTCGGCGCGGGCCAGCGCCCGCAGGCTCAGGCGTTGCAGGCGCTCGATCTGGTTCAGGCTGCGCGTTCCGGCACGGGTGGCAGCGCCTTCCAGCGACGGGTCCAGCTCGCCCAGTTCGGCAGCCAGCCGCGAAAACTGCGCCTTCAGTTCACTCAGCCGCTCGCCGCTCACTGCCGCCGCGCCGCGTTCCTTTGCCAGCGCCGCGCCCAGCGTTCCTTCCGGGTCGGCCTGAAAGCTGGCGGCGTCGGTGTTCAGGCGCGAAAGCAGCCGGGCCACGTTGCTTTCGGTCCAGGTCACGCTCAGGCGCGGCCACAGCAGCGGCTGTTCCAGGCCATGCAGCGGGTACACCTCGCGCAGCTCTGCCCCATACGCGATTTCTCCCGGCCCCACCACAAAGGCCAGCGTGGGCAGCAGCCCATCCTGCACGATGGGGCGCAGACCCGCCGCCGGGGTCAGACGCTGCGGCGCACTGTCCAGCAGCGCTTCCAGCTCGGCGCGGGTGTGCCGCCCGGCTTCGGTTTCAAAGCTGCCCCTGCCGCTCACCCGCAGCAGGCGGCGCTGCCCGTCGTCGTCCGTCAGAAACAGGTTGGTAGCTCCGGCAGGGCGGCGCAGCTGGGCTTCGAACCCTTCCGCTTCCAGCGCTGCCGCCGCCGTCTCGATGCGCTCGGACGACGCCAGCGGGCTGGACAGTTCACGCTTCAGGGCCGGGGCCATCAGGTGCGCCAGGGCCGGGTGCAGCGGGTCGAGCACCAGCAGACCGGAGCGGCCCAGCAGCGAGTGAATCAGCCGCGCAAACACGTCGGCATAGCTGCGGCGCTCAGAGGTCGGATGATCCAGCGCAAATGCCAGCCGCTTCAACACCGCCTGTTTGTGGGCCTCGGGCGCCTCGAAACGCTGGATCAGGGCCAGCACTTCGCGGGTGTAGTCGGGCGTCCAGGGGATATTCCCCACCGGCACGCCTCCGGGCAGATCGAGCGTCAGGTGGTGCAGCGTCTCGGAGAAATCGAGCAGCGTGGTACTCGCCACCTCCTCGGCGTCGTGGTCCTGGCTGGCAATCCAGTAGATCGGCACCACCGGGGCGTCTTCCCGGTCGAGTTCCTGGGCCAGCAGCACCGCGCTCGCGGCCTTGTGGACGCTGTAGGCAGGGCCGGAGAGCACGCCCGCCTGCTGCCCGGTCACGACCACGCCCGAGGCCGGATGCAGCAGTTGTTCCAGCTGCGCCTCGGCGCTCTGGTCGAGCGTGCCCAGATCGCGGTGATACTCACGCAGAGCGTCCACCAGGGCGGCCCGGTCCAGGTCAGGGCGGAAGGCTTCTCGGCGTTGCAGCGCGTCCAGCCCCGTCGGGTGCAGCCGGAAATAGCGTGACAGCTCGCCCGCCGCATACGCCGCTGCAACACTGCGCCGGGTCAGCGGGCGGGTCATGCCCCCAGCGGCTTCCTCGCCGCTTCCTGAAGGCCCGCCACGTCGGTAATCACGATCCGGCGGTAGCCCAGATCGAGCAGGCCGCGCCCCCGGAAATCGCCCAGCAGTTTGGTGATGGTCTCGCGGGTCGAACCCACCACATACGCCAGATCCTGATGCGAGATGCGGCCCTTGAGCGCGATCTGAACGCTGCTCGTCTCGCCGTGACTGTCGGGCTGGCTCTCGTGCGCCAGTTGCAGCAGGGCCAGGGCGAGGCGCTGCGACACTTCCAGAAACACCAGCTGCGATAGCCGCTCGTGCAGCGTGCGCGTCTGGCGCGAGACCTGCGCGGTCAGGGCAACCGCCATATCGGGATGCTGGCGAATCAGCGAGCGCAGATTGTCGCCGCCCAGCACCAGCGCTTCCACGTCGTCCATCGCCTCGGCGTACAGGCCGTACACGCTGCCGGGGGTCAGGGTTACCATGCCCAGCACCTCGCCCTGCCCGTGCACGCTCACCGTCACCTCTCTGGCTCCGGCTCCCAGACGGTACAGCCGCACATGTCCACTGGTCAGGGCGTAGGCGGCCTCGGCCTGGTCGTCACTGTGATGGAGCAGGCTGCCCCGGCTCCACTGGAGGCTCCTGGTGGAACTCAGGACAGAGGCCCGTGCCTCGGCGGTCAGGGCGTGAAGAAAGGTCGGCAGCATACCGCCACAGTATCAGCAGCCAAACGGGAGGCCAAAGGAAAGAGAAGGCACGATTCGGGCCGGGCCGGAACGGGCAGCAGCAGGCGGCGGGCTTCAGACACGTTCCGGCTCCAGTTCCAGCAGCACCACTTCCGGCGGGCAGAGGTTGCGAAACGGCACGCCGCTCACGCCCAGCCCCCGGCTGACAAACCCGCGTGCCCCAGGCCGCTTGCCCGCCGGGTCGCCCTGCACCCAGCCCTTCGCGAACCGCTGACCGTACTGGCTCGGCACCTTCAGCGCTCCCAGCACAGGCAGCCGTATCTGACCGCCGTGCGTGTGGCCCGACACCACCAGTCCGCCGCTGCGCCACGAAGCGGTGCGCGGCAGGTCCATCAGGTAATCGGGATTGTGGCTCATCAGCAGCTGCGCCGAAGCAGGGGCCGCGCCCGCCAGCGCCGGGCCAG from Deinococcus ruber includes these protein-coding regions:
- a CDS encoding acyl-CoA dehydrogenase family protein, whose product is MTLLVHDAERAAHLQHLSSELAARFRADAARADAAGELSEASMAALKASGYPALTVPTRLGGLGATLLEVAQTQETLGSGDASAALIAAMNAHLLGSLAESGGWPQALYAEVCRASVERGALANSLASEPELGSPSRGGLPATRAEPVAGGWRVSGRKTWSTGVRALDFLVVSAATPQEQVWRFVIPAGAPGISIQPTWRGSLSLRASGSDDVLLEEVFVPDSHAIPPTSPHPAGSAWFWTTVAATYLGVGQAALDALKAYAWERVPTALGQPIATLPKVQEAAGRMELELLAARSVLHAVCREWNDFSENRAALLPRLAAAKSLCTNAAVSVTDQALRVAGGAALTASLPLERLLRDARAGLTHPPSDEQALAMLGRGVLERE
- a CDS encoding acetate kinase, giving the protein MWTLVLNCGSSSVKFALLDPETGNVRLSGLAERLGSPEARMVLVRGAEKLEVPLPTGDYAGAFEVLLSELAAQGITGAEIAAVGHRVVHGGSHFSAPALITAAVLDAIRACVPLAPLHNPANLAGIAAAQAAFPDAAHVAVFDTAFHQSMPPRAYRYAVPDEWYSQHGVRRYGFHGTSHAYVAGEAARMLGSDPDALQLITAHLGNGCSVASVRSGQSMDTSMGLTPLEGLVMGTRSGDVDPNLHAYLAREAGLSLDEVTAALNGKSGLLGLSGLGSDMRQLEAAAADGHAGARLAVEVFVYRLAKSIAAMTVPLTRLDALVFTGGIGENSASVREKTLGLLGVLGFRLDSEANAAAVRGAAGRISAPGSTPALVVPTNEELMIAREAARVLETA
- the bshC gene encoding bacillithiol biosynthesis cysteine-adding enzyme BshC, translating into MTRPLTRRSVAAAYAAGELSRYFRLHPTGLDALQRREAFRPDLDRAALVDALREYHRDLGTLDQSAEAQLEQLLHPASGVVVTGQQAGVLSGPAYSVHKAASAVLLAQELDREDAPVVPIYWIASQDHDAEEVASTTLLDFSETLHHLTLDLPGGVPVGNIPWTPDYTREVLALIQRFEAPEAHKQAVLKRLAFALDHPTSERRSYADVFARLIHSLLGRSGLLVLDPLHPALAHLMAPALKRELSSPLASSERIETAAAALEAEGFEAQLRRPAGATNLFLTDDDGQRRLLRVSGRGSFETEAGRHTRAELEALLDSAPQRLTPAAGLRPIVQDGLLPTLAFVVGPGEIAYGAELREVYPLHGLEQPLLWPRLSVTWTESNVARLLSRLNTDAASFQADPEGTLGAALAKERGAAAVSGERLSELKAQFSRLAAELGELDPSLEGAATRAGTRSLNQIERLQRLSLRALARAENERSGQLDRLKLHLLPNGVPQEREMNFLTYLLKHGDAPLTLLMQQAAGGRAEVRLD
- a CDS encoding ABC transporter permease, with protein sequence MSLPISLPQLALAAALLFVSVGLSWRLRLGLTRDILISGLRMTVQLLLVGLILGWVFALKHPFPVLGIGLIMTLLAAQAAAGRTKRRYAALYLDSFVAIFGSSFLLTGLALWGIIRVHPWFDAQYAVPILGMVLGNTLTGVALSLERFLSELETGRGRIEGRLALGATRWEAAHSAVAVSVRTGMIPTLNSMAVMGLVSLPGMMTGQILAGEAPANAVRYQIVIMFVLATSSALGSLVVVLLAYRVLLDKRDRLRLDLLK
- a CDS encoding ABC transporter ATP-binding protein — protein: MTAEAPVPLLRAEGLSRHVEGRPLWQRLRLELRESERLAVVGPSGSGKTLLLRALAGLDVLEHGVVYLDERPQTRWAMPDFRSRVMYLPQRPALGTGTVLDELRQPFSLKVHAGKQFNKARAAELLVALGRPASFLTLNLSTLSGGEQQTVALIRALLLDPAVLLLDEATASLDPEAARLAEAELLRWNEVPGRALIWVSHDPAQRERIATHHLDIQRVSVPAQATTERLPA
- the pta gene encoding phosphate acetyltransferase, which translates into the protein MKTLFVAPTRNAVGLTSTALGLARALERRGVRVAFFKPIAQTHETGTDDSVHFARTLLHASIPDPVPLDSAEEQLSRGQLEQLMEDVIALSRQAAQPAGSPQADVLVVEGLALGDRNGYAGSLNADLARNLEADVVLVTSLAGVTPAALADELEIVAQAYRRSDGSGLAGYMLNFVPRELDFGGLLAELRTRSRVLSSGELPLLGVIAQNAQLAEVRTLDVARYLGAELLNEGEAGLRRVTSTVVSARSVPKLAHLLTSGALVVTPGDREDVVMAASLAHQSGVPLAGLLFTSGSAPEDSIEKLCRAALTSTLPVLRVNTNSYDTASRLSRMESRVPHDDSERMERMLDYIADRVDVQLIGAKMGMGSGMTGGVPTLSAGDHERRLPPSAFRYELVQRARAANKRIVLPEGDEPRTVQAAIRCVERGIARCVLLASPDKVKAIAEGQGLTLPAALEIIDPESVRPRYVAPLVELRKSKGLSAPMAEAQLEDNVVLGTMMLSLGEVDGLVSGAVHTTANTVRPALQLIKTAPGASLVSSVFFMLMPEQVLVYGDAAINPNPNAEELADIAIQSADSALAFGITPRVAMLSYSTGESGAGEDVEKVKAATRLVQTRRPDLMVDGPLQYDAASVMSVGQQKAPGSAVAGRATVFIFPDLNTGNTTYKAVQRSAGVVAVGPMLQGLRKPVNDLSRGALVDDIVYTIALTAIQATQMESK
- a CDS encoding Crp/Fnr family transcriptional regulator; this encodes MLPTFLHALTAEARASVLSSTRSLQWSRGSLLHHSDDQAEAAYALTSGHVRLYRLGAGAREVTVSVHGQGEVLGMVTLTPGSVYGLYAEAMDDVEALVLGGDNLRSLIRQHPDMAVALTAQVSRQTRTLHERLSQLVFLEVSQRLALALLQLAHESQPDSHGETSSVQIALKGRISHQDLAYVVGSTRETITKLLGDFRGRGLLDLGYRRIVITDVAGLQEAARKPLGA
- a CDS encoding COG4705 family protein; the encoded protein is MSGVSPVRSQSAASRLAPLLSKVPEVTAAFWVIKVLTTGMGEAASDFLAHRLGPLPAVALSGLGLLLALAWQLRNRRYTAPAYWAAVVMVSVFGTLAADAAHVGFGVPYWLSTLGFSVALAVIFAVWQRTEGTLSIHSILTRRRETFYWATVLATFALGTAVGDLCAKTLGLGWLASGLLFAVLIALPGILGRRGLNPVLAFWCAYVLTRPLGASFADWLAVPHAQGGLGLGTGAVTLGLGALIAAFVAALTFSRTDGAINR
- a CDS encoding IclR family transcriptional regulator yields the protein MTPPARRPGRKSSGDTAAVRTLERGLHLLRILGEHHGLTLSDVARRADLSPSTTYRLLQTLRAQGFAHLQEDAGLWQVGVQAFVTGSAYQGRGSVTLAARSIMDELVSETGETINLSVLQEGEVMYIHQAEGRGLMRAFTHIGARAPLHCTGAGKVLTAWQDAAEMRSVLGPGPYHAYTPHTLTTVSALTEHLAQVRQQGYALDDEERELGVRCVALPVRGPGGQVVAALSLSAPSARLPAAQVPPLATLLQRASERISARLG